One genomic window of Candidatus Eremiobacteraceae bacterium includes the following:
- a CDS encoding homocysteine S-methyltransferase family protein: MSNYLQLLRERVLVFDGAMGTQVMALELTADDFGGAKYHGCNEALVLTRPQIIRSIHESYLEAGADVVETDTFTASRLKLDEYGLGDRVADINHGAAQIARAACDAFSTPQRPRFVAGSMGPTGMLVSSSDPSLSKISFEELANIYGEQARHLVEGGVDLLLLETMQDLLELKAAIAGIVREFERGMRRVPIQAQPTLITEGRMLLGTDIRAICATLGALPVDVIGLNCSTGPAQMRDPVRYLSEMSDRFISVIPNAGLPLMGPKGETIYPETPEELAAELGDFVREFGVNVVGGCCGTTPAHIKAIVDAVGRAQGRAPAPKPLQYVASAMTALSLEQEPRPLLVGERINAQGSRKLKKLLLEDRYDDIAVLARDQVEGGAHVLDVCCALTERTDEDEQMRTLVRKIAQSVEAPLMIDSTEPRVIKAALENYPGRAIINSVHLESGRAKVDSVLPSVKEHGAAVIALTIDESGMAKTAQRKRDVAQRIYEIVVGEYGLPPGALIFDDLTFTLATGDAEYIESAIETIDGIRAIKEALPGVLTSLGVSNVSFGLKPQARAALNSVFLHHCVQAGLDLALVNPKEITPYAEVDATERELCDDLVFNRRQDALQRLIEHFEAAGGAVQSTGPAKDDDQDAPPELRIHNAILRRRKDGIE, encoded by the coding sequence TTGTCTAACTATCTGCAGCTGTTGCGCGAGCGGGTGCTCGTGTTCGACGGCGCCATGGGCACGCAAGTCATGGCGCTCGAGTTGACCGCCGACGATTTCGGCGGCGCGAAATATCACGGATGCAACGAAGCGCTCGTGCTCACGCGTCCGCAGATCATCCGCAGTATTCACGAGTCGTACCTCGAAGCCGGCGCGGACGTCGTCGAAACCGATACGTTCACGGCGTCGCGCTTGAAACTCGACGAGTACGGCTTGGGCGATCGCGTAGCCGATATCAATCACGGCGCGGCGCAGATTGCGCGAGCAGCGTGCGATGCGTTCAGCACACCGCAGCGGCCGCGCTTCGTCGCGGGCTCTATGGGCCCGACCGGGATGCTCGTTTCTTCGTCGGATCCCTCGCTCTCGAAGATCAGCTTCGAAGAACTTGCGAACATCTACGGCGAGCAAGCGCGTCATTTGGTCGAAGGCGGCGTCGACCTGCTGCTGCTGGAAACGATGCAGGATCTGCTCGAACTCAAAGCCGCGATCGCCGGCATCGTTCGCGAATTCGAGCGTGGCATGCGCCGCGTGCCGATTCAAGCGCAGCCGACGCTCATCACCGAGGGGCGGATGCTGCTGGGTACGGATATCCGTGCGATTTGTGCGACGCTCGGTGCGTTGCCGGTTGACGTCATCGGCTTGAATTGCTCGACGGGACCTGCGCAAATGCGCGATCCGGTGCGCTATTTGAGCGAGATGTCCGACCGGTTCATCAGCGTCATTCCAAATGCCGGATTGCCGCTCATGGGTCCCAAGGGCGAAACGATTTATCCGGAAACGCCCGAAGAACTTGCGGCCGAACTCGGGGATTTCGTGCGCGAATTCGGCGTCAACGTCGTCGGCGGCTGCTGCGGTACGACGCCAGCCCATATCAAGGCGATCGTCGATGCCGTCGGGCGCGCGCAGGGACGCGCACCTGCGCCGAAGCCGCTGCAATACGTCGCGTCGGCGATGACCGCGCTTTCGCTCGAACAAGAGCCGCGGCCGCTCCTCGTCGGCGAGCGCATCAACGCACAAGGTTCGCGCAAACTCAAGAAGTTGCTGCTCGAAGACCGATACGACGACATCGCGGTGCTCGCGCGCGATCAGGTCGAGGGCGGCGCGCACGTGCTCGACGTCTGCTGCGCGCTCACCGAGCGCACCGACGAAGACGAGCAGATGCGCACGCTCGTGCGCAAGATCGCACAATCGGTGGAAGCGCCGCTGATGATCGACTCCACCGAGCCGCGCGTCATCAAAGCGGCGCTCGAAAACTATCCGGGGCGCGCCATCATCAATTCGGTGCACCTGGAGAGCGGCCGCGCGAAGGTCGACTCCGTTCTGCCGTCGGTCAAAGAGCACGGCGCAGCCGTCATTGCGCTTACGATTGACGAGAGCGGCATGGCCAAGACTGCGCAGCGCAAGCGAGACGTCGCGCAACGCATCTACGAAATCGTCGTCGGCGAATATGGATTGCCGCCCGGCGCACTGATCTTTGACGACCTCACCTTCACGCTGGCGACGGGGGATGCGGAATACATCGAATCGGCGATCGAGACGATCGACGGTATTCGCGCGATAAAAGAGGCTCTGCCGGGCGTACTGACGTCGCTCGGCGTGAGCAACGTGTCGTTCGGCCTCAAGCCGCAAGCGCGTGCCGCGCTCAATTCGGTGTTTCTGCATCACTGCGTGCAGGCGGGCCTCGACCTGGCGCTCGTGAATCCGAAAGAGATCACGCCGTACGCCGAAGTCGACGCGACGGAGCGCGAGCTGTGCGACGATCTGGTGTTCAACCGGCGCCAGGACGCGCTGCAGCGGCTCATCGAGCACTTCG